From a single Stigmatopora nigra isolate UIUO_SnigA chromosome 21, RoL_Snig_1.1, whole genome shotgun sequence genomic region:
- the LOC144214992 gene encoding relaxin-3 receptor 2-like: protein MIACTVSTLCPAREDFLRKREKTHNYSLPSVNSRASARQAWKMSGSDHERTELFQNFLNLCSADMSCNYSHLLSHNSSLYAGVLELAWDGSPWLRIFISVVYFAVATAGVVGNLLVLFLLYSTRTIVTGTINFFVFNLALAHLLFSLALPFWAMDMALDYSWPFGVTACKAVSLLTGLNVFASCFFLTAMSLTRYCFVAAALKPKESPCGRPCASPAVTALIWAAALVAATPRAVFADIRHVGSSNDTACLLRFPDGTAWLGINQLLRVVLGFLLPYAIIILSYLLLLRFLCRHKLKGSNSRRKADVSKSVAVVVLSFCACWFPYNILTLWSVMIHLDIVDISPSFYGVQTYFFPLANCLAFTSSCFNPVIYCLVRKEYRAALRNIFVKMSLAMVPKIHYTTKTNEGSEQVGQRAIALSDIPSQTSQSDSRRYAALSTIPTMVSNL, encoded by the exons ATG ATAGCTTGCACGGTTTCCACGTTGTGTCCTGCAAGAGAAGACTTCTTgaggaaaagggagaaaacacACAATTATTCA CTTCCGAGCGTCAACTCGCGGGCGTCCGCTCGCCAAGCTTGGAAGATGTCCGGTAGCGACCACGAGAGGACGGAACTCTTCCAAAACTTCCTAAATCTCTGCAGCGCCGACATGTCTTGCAACTACTCCCACTTGCTCTCCCACAACTCCAGCTTGTACGCGGGGGTCCTGGAGTTGGCGTGGGACGGCTCGCCGTGGCTACGGATCTTCATCTCGGTGGTCTACTTTGCGGTAGCCACGGCGGGAGTAGTGGGCAACCTTCTGGTTTTATTCCTACTCTACTCTACACGCACTATCGTCACTGGCACCATCAACTTCTTCGTTTTCAACCTAGCTCTGGCCCACCTCTTATTTTCCTTAGCGTTGCCCTTCTGGGCCATGGACATGGCGTTGGACTACAGCTGGCCCTTCGGCGTGACGGCGTGCAAAGCCGTGTCACTCCTCACCGGCCTTAACGTGTTCGCCAGCTGCTTCTTTCTAACCGCCATGAGCTTAACGCGCTACTGCTTCGTAGCTGCCGCGCTCAAACCCAAAGAGTCGCCTTGCGGCCGTCCCTGCGCCTCCCCGGCGGTCACAGCCCTAATCTGGGCGGCGGCTTTGGTAGCCGCCACCCCACGGGCCGTTTTCGCCGACATCCGCCACGTGGGAAGCAGCAACGACACGGCCTGCCTGCTGAGATTCCCAGACGGAACCGCCTGGTTGGGGATAAACCAACTATTACGAGTTGTCCTGGGTTTCCTGCTCCCTTACGCCATCATCATCCTATCATACCTACTCCTACTGCGCTTCCTTTGCCGGCATAAACTGAAGGGCAGCAACAGCCGTCGCAAGGCCGACGTTTCCAAATCGGTAGCGGTGGTGGTTCTGTCCTTTTGCGCCTGCTGGTTTCCGTATAACATTCTCACACTGTGGAGCGTCATGATCCATCTGGATATCGTTGACATCAGTCCCTCTTTCTATGGGGTCCAGACCTATTTCTTCCCACTGGCTAACTGCCTGGCCTTCACCAGTAGCTGCTTCAACCCGGTTATCTACTGCCTGGTACGCAAGGAATACCGGGCAGCTCTTCGCAACATCTTTGTCAAGATGAGCTTGGCCATGGTACCCAAGATCCACTACACCACCAAGACCAACGAGGGCTCGGAGCAAGTAGGCCAACGGGCCATAGCGTTGAGCGACATTCCCAGCCAGACTAGCCAATCAGACTCTAGGCGGTATGCAGCCCTGTCCACAATTCCAACAATGGTCTCCaatttgtaa
- the LOC144214991 gene encoding zinc finger protein 516-like — translation METKVSRDIDGEMEEDPASGHTCGVCGRTFPLLSSLSQHMRRHTREKPYKCPYCDHRTAQKGTLKAHVRSHKLGLLGLDERPKEGETPDAAETIKKKAAKKKAKDPEADVGPLETQVRRLRNVQDHGCRICGRRFRQAWFLQSHMRIHRAKAQLQGGEGERPPPTVNGVPQDPTALANDECLYELCGTCGHFFADCENLRAHERFHKPGPKAAPDSQSSPPTQECFLEGLRLTRTTSKEARAELGRRIPELDPLCSYQAWQLATRGRLAEAGEKCLGWEERLADAEVAFDTAKGEYVPVKPEKKRKTVEVPAAGAKKKKGDGVEKKSCLKDRILLNGLGRAFYEALQHRSSQDARSGSSNNNNTDNNSSSSSSTSNQDQKDEKPLLCQHCDFHTSDASLLSSHVQTRHRDVKATVSSDKATSQNDFAASRYVDYLRKRSAQLCQPYWNPFPGLPGELNVKTEKCGEAGELGSLLNLSALTDNKRWDSIQKEDPPRHRCPYCSHATRYPEVLWIHQRVLHRVGSGSSVAPKWAPCSNGTRGPKTSRWRRTGAPPFLEGKDCPALPAPRSQRTQPPAAADANRTPSKSQSSTKSKDAKAPDSRGRVKSEQKRTSESSSGGKASSSTKNVSVRTAEEGHFPKEGLGFMLSHSAASSDSIPRHPQRLPSPSPKGADLWATMSMWGHRAYLDPLLYSQAKSNVATDPPADFDVVSLLKGYNPHELAALYQHWGFVDPRLDPQAMLRLNGHFGNEVHSSTENSRQVTSRSTSTLGSLHKGT, via the exons ATGGAGACCAAAGTGAGCCGGGACATAGACGGCGAGATGGAGGAAGACCCCGCTTCGGGCCACACGTGCGGCGTTTGCGGCCGCACTTTCCCACTCCTCAGCTCGCTGTCGCAGCACATGCGGCGGCACACCCGCGAGAAACCCTACAAGTGCCCCTACTGCGACCACAGGACGGCGCAGAAAGGAACTCTGAAAGCGCACGTCCGAAGCCACAAGCTGGGCCTACTGGGCCTCGACGAGCGGCCCAAAGAAGGCGAGACCCCCGACGCGGCGGAAACGATCAAAAAGAAAGCcgccaagaaaaaagccaaggATCCCGAGGCCGATGTGGGACCGCTCGAGACTCAGGTGAGGCGACTCCGAAACGTGCAGGACCACGGCTGTCGTATTTGCGGCCGACGATTCCGCCAAGCCTGGTTCCTCCAGAGCCACATGCGCATCCACCGGGCCAAAGCACAGCTGCAGGGCGGCGAGGGCGAGCGGCCGCCTCCCACCGTGAACGGCGTGCCACAAGACCCGACCGCCCTAGCCAACGACGAGTGCCTCTACGAGCTCTGCGGAACCTGCGGCCACTTCTTCGCCGACTGTGAGAATCTACGTGCGCACGAGCGCTTCCACAAGCCCGGCCCAAAGGCGGCGCCAGACTCTCAATCCTCGCCGCCGACCCAGGAGTGCTTTTTGGAAGGCCTCCGCCTGACGCGGACGACGTCGAAAGAGGCCCGGGCGGAGCTGGGCCGAAGGATCCCGGAACTGGATCCGCTGTGCAGCTACCAGGCGTGGCAGTTGGCCACCAGGGGAAGACTGGCGGAAGCGGGCGAGAAATGCCTGGGCTGGGAAGAGAGGCTGGCCGACGCCGAGGTGGCCTTCGACACGGCCAAAGGAGAATACGTGCCAGTCAAGccggagaagaagaggaagaccgTCGAAGTGCCCGCCGCCGgggccaagaagaagaagggtgACGGCGTGGAGAAAAAGAGTTGCCTGAAGGATCGCATCTTGCTGAATGGACTTGGGAGAGCCTTTTACGAGGCGCTGCAGCACAGGTCAAGCCAAGATGCACGTAGtggcagcagcaacaacaacaacactgacAACAAtagcagcagtagcagcagcaCCAGCAATCAGGATCAAAAAG ATGAAAAGCCCTTACTGTGCCAGCACTGCGACTTCCACACGTCGGATGCATCTCTCCTCAGCTCTCACGTGCAGACGCGCCACCGGGACGTCAAAGCCACCGTGTCCTCGGACAAAGCAACCAGCCAAAACGACTTCGCGGCCTCCAGGTACGTGGACTACCTCCGCAAAAGGAGCGCTCAGCTCTGCCAGCCGTATTGGAACCCCTTCCCCGGCTTACCCGGCGAGCTCAACGTCAAGACGGAAAAGTGCGGCGAGGCCGGCGAACTGGGGAGTCTTCTCAACCTGTCTGCCCTGACCGACAACAAAAGATGGGACTCGATCCAAAAAGAAGACCCGCCGAGACATCGCTGCCCGTATTGTTCCCACGCCACCCGCTACCCCGAAGTGTTGTGGATCCATCAGCGAGTGTTGCACCGAGTGGGCAGCGGCAGTTCCGTCGCTCCCAAGTGGGCGCCTTGCTCCAACGGCACCCGGGGTCCAAAGACGTCCCGCTGGAGGCGCACGGGAGCGCCGCCATTCCTGGAAGGGAAAGACTGCCCGGCGTTGCCAGCACCCCGGAGTCAGCGAACACAACCGCCAGCCGCCGCCGATGCCAACCGCACGCCCTCTAAGAGCCAATCCAGCACCAAGTCCAAGGACGCCAAAGCGCCGGATTCCCGCGGCAGGGTGAAGTCGGAGCAGAAGCGCACGTCGGAAAGCAGCAGTGGCGGCAAAGCCAGCTCGTCCACCAAGAATGTCTCCGTTCGCACGGCGGAAGAGGGCCACTTTCCAAAGGAGGGTCTGGGTTTTATGTTGAGTCACAGCGCTGCCTCGTCCGACTCAATTCCACGGCACCCTCAAAGACTCCCTTCTCCCAGTCCCAAGGGGGCTGACCTCTGGGCCACGATGAGCATGTGGGGCCACCGTGCCTACTTGGACCCACTCCTGTACTCTCAGGCAAAGAGCAACGTAGCGACGGACCCCCCTGCGGACTTTGACGTGGTGAGCCTCCTGAAGGGCTACAATCCGCACGAACTGGCCGCTCTCTATCAGCACTGGGGCTTCGTGGACCCAAGACTGGACCCGCAGG CAATGTTGCGGCTCAACGGACACTTTGGAAATGAAGTCCATTCCTCCACAGAAAATTCCCGACAA GTGACCAGCCGTTCCACTTCCACCTTGGGATCTCTTCATAAAGGGACGTGA